Within the Eleginops maclovinus isolate JMC-PN-2008 ecotype Puerto Natales chromosome 13, JC_Emac_rtc_rv5, whole genome shotgun sequence genome, the region CCCATTCTGCTGCTGTCCCATCATCCCATTCTGCTGCTGTCCCATCATCCCATTCTGCTGCTGTCCCATCATCCCATTCTGTTGATGTCCCACAATGCTATTTGGCTGCTGCCCCATCATCCCATTCTGCTGCTGTACCATCATTGCGCTTTGCTGTCCCATCACGCCCTGGGTCATCCCTGTCATGTAAGGTGACGCCATAGCGCCACTAGGCTGTGCCATGACACCCTGAGCACCCATTAAGCCATTCTGCTGTCCCATCATGCTGCTTTGTTGAACTCCACTCATGGCGCTCTGTTGCTGTCCCATCATGGCCATCTGTGATGTCATCATTGGGCCTCCCATTCCACCTGCCTGGGCTAAAGAGTGGTACGATCCATATGGGTGTGTCGGGTATCCCATTTGGTTCATGTACAAGCCTGCTGACAGTAAtcacagagagaaagcaaaaatgttGGCATTGGTGAGCAATCCATTATCAGAATTCTATAATACCTTTGATATCAAAATAAGACCAAGGAGACAACAATCTAAAAACTGTTTTCCAGTTCTTACCATGAGAAGACATACTGCCATGAACTGATGGAGTGGAGGCGTACAGGGAGAGAATCGAGTCCTTGGACAGTTTCTTGACAGCGCCCCCCTCTGCTTTTGCTGTACGATCCAGGAACAGACTGAGGTTTTCAGGCACAGAGGCAGTTACTCTGCTCTGGGGCATGGAGCAGGAAACAGGCTGGAGAGGGAGGGTGACAGTGTGGTGGgaatagagagacagagagaaggtaGGAGGAAGTTATCATCAACAGTGTAAGGGTGAAATAACAATTTCTGTGTAAACATTATCTCGCAAACTGAGAACATGTCTAGTCTAGATTAGTGGGTTTCCATTGTAACCtcttacaaaaaagaaatgccaCCAAAGAAGCTTGGGAATTAAAAAAGGGTTGAGACTGTTTCCTCCGAAAAAGAAGCAAGTTTGCCTCAAAGCTTGCAGGTACATCTATGTATGTATATCTATACCTTACATGTTAAAGAGTGTTCTCTCTGTCATGGAGTGGGAGGGTGCAGGGGCATGATTAAAATAAGGCCAAAAGTCCATATTCATTATCAATGTAGAGCAGGTATTTTCACAACCTTAGTTCATGCTTTTGGGACCATGaatatctgtacaaaatgttatggcaatccatccaagaGTGATGGAAATGTTTCAGTATGGACCAAATGACAGACCGACTTTGCCATCCCCTAGAGGCACGCCACTAGCAAAAGCATTAGGGATTCGGTGAAAAGTATGTGCAGTGTGTTACCGTGTTTCTTTTAGAGGAAGCAGTGGCTGGTGCTGGCAGAGAGCTGAAGAGATCTAGTGCAGAGTGTGCCAGAGGTGGTTTGGACCCCGCTGGGCTCCCATTACTGTCTGAAACACATCCTCGACCATTAGACACTGCAGGACTTGGAGCAGGGGCATCTAAAAAAGGGTAGATGGAAGTATGGGTATGATTATTAAagattagtatttctttctatCTATCTCTTTTTCTCCTGTCAGTTCTGAAAATGGGTGTtagtgtgtgcatatgtgtgagCTGCATTACCTAATCCAAGCAGATCTGTGACAGCCTGGGTATTTGTCTTGGGGCTGACGTCTTTTTTCTGTCACAACAGAGAAAGTCGATGCAAGTAATGCAATATGTCTGCCTGGAAAAAATGAGCTTGAATCAAGAGTCCCTGGTGGTGAAATGACCTTCCTGCTATTTTCTGACCAGCAAAATGGCTCCAAATCTCCCTCTACTGGCTAAAGATTTTTATCCTCAAGATTTACTTCCTGTTGTGTCACCTTCTCCTAACACACTAACACGCTCTTAACTTTTTCTTAAGCTCCTAATCTTCCTCTCCTAGCACTCACTAGCTCAATTGAATGCTGCACTCTCTCCATTTACTCCAGATAAGAGCATCAGCTTAATGTTAAAAATCTAACAACATCGAGACAAGGTCAGTTATCTATCAATGCTGCACTCACCAATTTCATCTTCTCAAACACAACTGGTTCCTTGGGTATATTGTCGCAGCTCTTTTCTTTCTGTACACAGAAACAAATGGTTTTGTTTAGCAAACAGACACTAAAGGTGGAATGGCCTTGCTCAAGAGTATTGCAATGGGGGTAGATTATGAGGGAAGAGGCAAAAAGGTACGTATTTCATTGATCCTGTCGAAGGCACAGAGCACAGagcttttttctgtctgtgagtgaACTCACCCTTAGCATCTGGATGTCAATGACCTTATCGATGTACTTCTTCTTTTCATACTTGTCCCTAATGAACATCTCTGCAGACTGGTCTGACTCTGGGCGCTGGAAACACTCAGGTAAGAAAGCCTCGTAGAGACGTCTGGCTTTGGCGTTTCCCATCTCCTGAACACACTGATGacatcaaaacacagaaaacattcttgtattttttttatctctcttATATAGAACatatatacatgtacatataaGGTTTCATTACTAGTGCTTGTTATGGAGTCCTGCTTATAAACATGTGTGAGTTCTTGTTGTTGATCgagataaaagagaaaaaagaatgcTGACTATAGAAACACTTCCACAATAGGGAGATTAATGCTGACTGTCTGGCCCATCAGACCCAGGGAAGATGAGCTGCATACTGATGAGAAAGTGTCTACTTCCTCTACTGTATGTAAGCATGCAAGTATAGCATTTAAAAAGCCCCGACACACACAGCTAAAGCCAccagaaatatttgtttattctaAAATGGTTGTTTATCTGCTGTCAGAAAGagacaaatgtgaaaatattcttacatttctctttaaaattCTGCCAACCAGTGCCTCTAAAACAAACCATTTAACACCTTACATATATCCTATTTATTTGAAGCATCTAATATTGTCATGGAAGGGCTTACATTAGAGTTAGTTGAATGTCCTATGTGTCTCATACAGATGCCTTTGGATGCCTTGTTTGTCAGTATGAGACATTGAGGGGcatgaaaatgtgtctgtgtttgtcagaCATTAATATAAAGAGAATCTCTCTGTTTGTATCTGTAAGTATGACCTCTGACCTGGACCTGCTCCTGTGTCCACTGATCCAGATTGACAGACTTGACCTTGGAGATGTGGACCCCCAGGTTTCGATGTATACCAGCACAGCGGATACAGATGAAGATGCCCAAATTCCAGGACGACCATCTTGGACCTGGCAGAGAGAGTGAGGTAATATTTAGAGAAAACAGTCTTTAGAGGAGGCTGATAAAGTAATTGGGCGGCAGAACAAGAACTAACAAAAGCGATGAAGATGCAGAATGAGTCTAGAAATATAACAGACAGGTAGAGTAAGCAGGCTAAAGGATTGGATGCAGGATGATGAGAAACACTCTGATTAATTTAAGTCCAATTATAGAGAGACAAGCCTGAAATTCAATAATTAGTTTGAATTCAGCTGGGACTCGGCTAATCCAGTGTAAGTCATGAGATGTCCTGACACATAATGCGATCCAATGAGAGTTAGCCTACATATCTAAGACTGAGAGGGAGGGAGTAGAaagtaacagaaacacacacacacacacacacacacacacacacacacacacacacacacacacacacacacacacacacacacacacacacacacacacacacacacacacacacacacacacacactccggaTACCTGCAGGGATGATTACTCATATGGTcatgagcctgtgtgtgtgggtgtgtgtaatCTAAGTGGGCCATTTTGTCTATATTGCTGCCATTTCTGTCTTAACAGTTACATTTTAGTGCCCCATATTCACCCCCATGTTTTTAGAGGTTTAAACTGTATATCATGTTTGTCTGTGCTTTGCTGTCCAGACAACtcagaaagggggggggggataaaaacaacactgtcaGGCTATTTTCCTGCTGCAATTATGCAAGCGTCCTCTTCAGAGAATACAGTCAGCTTCAAAGAGAATACTGCTGCTTCTCTCCCCGTCTCTCCTTACATCTCACTCTCCTCTggcccctcctcctcttctctttcgTCCATCTCTTCCTGCTCCCCCTCCCTGGATGAACCCAGCCACCCTCTGCCTCATCGCCATTATGAGTCCTTGCTCGCAACCTTGCTACCAGTTGATGCACTGTGGCCTTTACACCACTAGATGGAAGAGCAGCTTGCAATTTGGATTACTCATCGGACTCTCCTGTCAACCAAAGTCACCGTTCAGTGTTATGGAAAGGCCATTCTATGCAAATGAAAGAGGAAGTTGAATTTAAGAAGAGAAAACATGCAAAACCTTTCTCTTGATGGCAGCTGTGGAAACACTGTGTCTGGGTGCAGAGTCAAATAATAGCTTCTTGTCTTGGTTGCATCCTGCACTTTAAAGGCTAAAAGGGTTATTATGTTTGAAGCATTAGAAGGCTTTCATAGGCCTTGTTCTGCATTTTCTGATTTACAGAGCTTGCAGACTACAAATTAGTTAAAGGGAAGACATCAAGGGACAATAATGCAAACATACGTAGAGAAAGCAAGCAGTAACAGAGGGTCAGCAGACAGACAAAGTATGTCCATCACCCTGAGCGTCTGGCTGCAGCATTAGCTGTCACAGCGGCTAATCACAGTAGCATTACTCTGCAAAGCCTGCTCAGTCACTGAAAACATTGGCACTGACAGATAGAAAGACTCAGATTGGCAATTGTGTTAAACTCCCTGCGTGCTGGAATTACTTGGAATTTGTCCTCTTCATCTTTATTCTAATGCTCCGCTGTGTCCTAGCCGCCATTTCTTATCTGTTTCATTCACAAAtgcttcctccctcctcctctcccctgtcTGTCCATATCTCTCTCTCGCAGTCCAAATTCTTCCTTTCTGATACTTTCACCACCCTCACTTTTTGGGGTTTCGACCAATTGCTGCCACTTTTTAGTTTTG harbors:
- the smap2 gene encoding stromal membrane-associated protein 2 isoform X3 gives rise to the protein MMTGRSVKDVDRYQAVLNSLLALEDNKFCADCQSKGPRWSSWNLGIFICIRCAGIHRNLGVHISKVKSVNLDQWTQEQVQCVQEMGNAKARRLYEAFLPECFQRPESDQSAEMFIRDKYEKKKYIDKVIDIQMLRKKDVSPKTNTQAVTDLLGLDAPAPSPAVSNGRGCVSDSNGSPAGSKPPLAHSALDLFSSLPAPATASSKRNTPVSCSMPQSRVTASVPENLSLFLDRTAKAEGGAVKKLSKDSILSLYASTPSVHGSMSSHAGLYMNQMGYPTHPYGSYHSLAQAGGMGGPMMTSQMAMMGQQQSAMSGVQQSSMMGQQNGLMGAQGVMAQPSGAMASPYMTGMTQGVMGQQSAMMVQQQNGMMGQQPNSIVGHQQNGMMGQQQNGMMGQQQNGMMGQQQNGMMGQQNGRMGQQQNGRMGQQQVGGLPQQQVYGVQQAHQLQWNFTQMTQHMAGMNVCNTNGMIGYSSQQMGGSTTQSSVHMTAHVWK
- the smap2 gene encoding stromal membrane-associated protein 2 isoform X1, translated to MMTGRSVKDVDRYQAVLNSLLALEDNKFCADCQSKGPRWSSWNLGIFICIRCAGIHRNLGVHISKVKSVNLDQWTQEQVQCVQEMGNAKARRLYEAFLPECFQRPESDQSAEMFIRDKYEKKKYIDKVIDIQMLRKEKSCDNIPKEPVVFEKMKLKKDVSPKTNTQAVTDLLGLDAPAPSPAVSNGRGCVSDSNGSPAGSKPPLAHSALDLFSSLPAPATASSKRNTPVSCSMPQSRVTASVPENLSLFLDRTAKAEGGAVKKLSKDSILSLYASTPSVHGSMSSHAGLYMNQMGYPTHPYGSYHSLAQAGGMGGPMMTSQMAMMGQQQSAMSGVQQSSMMGQQNGLMGAQGVMAQPSGAMASPYMTGMTQGVMGQQSAMMVQQQNGMMGQQPNSIVGHQQNGMMGQQQNGMMGQQQNGMMGQQQNGMMGQQNGRMGQQQNGRMGQQQVGGLPQQQVYGVQQAHQLQWNFTQMTQHMAGMNVCNTNGMIGYSSQQMGGSTTQSSVHMTAHVWK
- the smap2 gene encoding stromal membrane-associated protein 2 isoform X2, with translation MMTGRSVKDVDRYQAVLNSLLALEDNKFCADCQSKGPRWSSWNLGIFICIRCAGIHRNLGVHISKVKSVNLDQWTQEQVQCVQEMGNAKARRLYEAFLPECFQRPESDQSAEMFIRDKYEKKKYIDKVIDIQMLRKEKSCDNIPKEPVVFEKMKLKKDVSPKTNTQAVTDLLGLDAPAPSPAVSNGRGCVSDSNGSPAGSKPPLAHSALDLFSSLPAPATASSKRNTPVSCSMPQSRVTASVPENLSLFLDRTAKAEGGAVKKLSKDSILSLYASTPSVHGSMSSHGLYMNQMGYPTHPYGSYHSLAQAGGMGGPMMTSQMAMMGQQQSAMSGVQQSSMMGQQNGLMGAQGVMAQPSGAMASPYMTGMTQGVMGQQSAMMVQQQNGMMGQQPNSIVGHQQNGMMGQQQNGMMGQQQNGMMGQQQNGMMGQQNGRMGQQQNGRMGQQQVGGLPQQQVYGVQQAHQLQWNFTQMTQHMAGMNVCNTNGMIGYSSQQMGGSTTQSSVHMTAHVWK